A window of Drosophila subobscura isolate 14011-0131.10 chromosome E, UCBerk_Dsub_1.0, whole genome shotgun sequence contains these coding sequences:
- the LOC117892173 gene encoding putative sodium-coupled neutral amino acid transporter 10, giving the protein MLSHSAHVMTLANSIIGVGILAMPFCFQKCGIVLSIILLVLSNVITRVCCHYLIKTSLLTRRKSFELLGLHAFGASGKLLVELCIIGYLIGTCITYFVVVGDLGPQIIAKLFTLNVAEHMHLRSLVMVVVTVVCIVPLGMLRNVDSLSAVCTASIGFYVCLMLKIVLEAESHISANDWTEKVVYWEPAGVLQCLPIFSMALSCQMQLFEVFESINNQSLDKLNGIVRNATWICTLVYIAVGFFGYVAFCTHTFSGNILVNLSTSFGSDIIKIGFVLSIAFSFPLVIFPCRASIYSLLYRKGHTESSSYIPEQRFRLITIFIVVFSLCVALVIPSVELIIGLVGSTIGVAICIMFPASSFRKIIKKESMERTLAQFIFVSGFLLMILGTYANLSAIDEKSSGPELNVVQMVTPLAPLPIGELPKHLAKDPTEHEKSLLLEKLEAQKPDPNIDNIGEKILEKPKAVLSSSSDNPPMPPLPIDEAHENEPPVLTDDKKSPEVKVLNPPDPPKPENSIPNNLTAVKPKENPSIVVAEAKKEPTKLAASNMIDGAAIKKEEDVAAEEQKESKASADELLKTQNELKETKKLLERTVDELNEELAKQKPLGQQSADVQEVPDDSKIVKKLQKDEIIAKEPKPKASLIEILTENTHLRDEKEAHAGVYEPLSYKTGELLKNTSVDTAALIKRLPIPLAVMLLNATQPKANNTSANDSALHKPNIEDNVEAIRRELLNLRTPSGPTDQPLNRIKREVADDENCLRQPKLNELNGNLAAASLHLQLESIGRDLKSIKDEDEETTTSPTTTVNESHELSPNRTQTPQHT; this is encoded by the exons ATGTTATCACACTCGGCTCACGTTATGACGCTGGCCAACAGCATCATTGGTGTTGGCATATTGGCAATGCCCTTCTGCTTCCAGAAGTGCGGCATTGTGCTCTCCATCATTCTCCTGGTGCTGAGCAATGTGATAACCCGAGTCTGCTGCCACTACTTGATAAAAACTTCACTGCTGACACGTCGCAAGAGCTTCGAGTTGCTCGGCCTTCACGCTTTCGGCGCTTCCGGCAAACTGCTGGTGGAGCTGTGCATCATCGGGTATCTAATTGGAACGTGCATCACTTACTTCGTGGTTGTTGGAGATCTCGGCCCGCAGATAATTGCCAAACTCTTCACTCTCAATGTGGCGGAGCACATGCACCTGCGATCTCTGGTCATGGTAGTGGTGACCGTGGTCTGTATTGTGCCACTGGGCATGCTGCGGAACGTGGATAGCTTGTCGGCCGTGTGCACCGCTTCCATTGGCTTCTATGTGTGCCTCATGCTGAAGATTGTGCTCGAGGCGGAGAGCCACATCTCGGCGAATGACTGGACGGAAAAGGTGGTCTACTGGGAGCCGGCTGGCGTGCTCCAATGCCTGCCTATTTTCAGCATGGCGCTATCCTGCCAAAT GCAGCTGTTTGAGGTCTTCGAGAGTATCAATAACCAGAGTCTTGACAAGCTGAACGGCATCGTCCGCAACGCCACTTGGATCTGTACGCTTGTTTACATAGCCGTCGGCTTCTTTGGCTATGTGGCCTTTTGCACTCACACCTTTTCGG GCAACATCTTGGTGAACTTGTCGACATCCTTTGGCAGCGACATTATCAAAATTGGCTTCGTGCTGTCGATTGCCTTCAGCTTTCCCTTGGTTATATTTCCCTGCAGGGCCAGCATCTACTCGCTGCTCTATCGTAAA GGACACacggagagcagcagctacatACCGGAACAACGTTTTCGCCTCATTACAATCTTTATCGTTGTCTTCTCGCTGTGCGTGGCGCTGGTTATACCCTCCGTTGAGCTGATCATTGGATTGGTCGGCTCCACCATTGGCGTGGCCATTTGCATAATGTTTCCTGCTTCCAGTTTCCgcaaaatcatcaaaaaagAGTCGATGGAACGCACGCTGGCGCAGTTTATCTTTGTCAGTGGCTTCCTGCTGATGATTTTGGGCACCTATGCGAACTTGAGTGCCATTGATGAGAAAAGCTCTGGCCCAGAGCTAAATGTCGTTCAAATGGTGACGCCCCTAGCGCCGCTGCCCATTGGCGAGCTGCCAAAGCATTTGGCCAAAGATCCCACCGAGCATGAGAAAAGTTTGCTGTTGGAAAAGCTAGAAGCGCAGAAGCCAGACCCAAACATAGACAACATTGGAGAGAAGATACTCGAGAAGCCAAAGGCTGTGCTTAGCTCTTCCTCGGACAACCCACCGATGCCCCCACTGCCCATTGATGAGGCTCACGAAAATGAACCACCCGTGTTGACTGATGACAAAAAGTCTCCGGAAGTAAAAGTATTGAACCCACCCGACCCACCAAAGCCGGAGAATAGTATTCCCAATAACTTGACAGCCGTCAAGCCCAAGGAAAATCCTTCCATTGTCGTTGCGGAGGCCAAAAAAGAACCGACAAAGTTAGCAGCGAGTAACATGATAGACGGAGCCGCCATCAAAAAGGAGGAGGATGTGGCGGCAgaggagcaaaaggaaagcaaagcaagTGCCGACGAACTGCTCAAGACGCAGAATGAACTGAAGGAGACCAAGAAACTGCTGGAACGTACCGTCGATGAGCTGAATGAGGAGCTGGCCAAACAGAAGCCCCTCGGCCAGCAATCCGCTGATGTCCAGGAAGTGCCCGATGACTCGAAGATCGTTAAGAAATTGCAGAAAGATGAAATTATTGCCAAGGAACCAAAGCCGAAGGCttctttaattgaaattcttaCGGAAAATACTCATCTGCGCGACGAGAAGGAAGCGCATGCTGGTGTCTACGAGCCGCTCTCCTACAAGACGGGGGAACTGCTCAAGAACACCAGTGTCGACACAGCAGCCCTGATTAAACGATTGCCCATACCACTGGCGGTCATGCTGCTGAACGCAACtcagccaaaggcaaacaatacCTCAGCCAACGACTCTGCTCTGCACAAGCCCAACATTGAGGATAACGTGGAGGCCATACGCCGCGAGCTCCTGAACCTGAGGACACCCAGCGGGCCGACTGATCAGCCTTTGAACAGAATCAAGCGTGAGGTGGCCGACGACGAGAACTGTCTCCGCCAGCCCAAGCTAAACGAGTTGAACGGCAACCTGGCCGCCGCAAGCTTACATTTGCAATTGGAGAGCATAGGGCGTGATCTCAAGTCCAtcaaagatgaagatgaagagaCCACCACAAGCCCCACAACTACTGTGAACGAATCCCACGAACTCAGTCCCAACAGAACCCAAACCCCGCAGCACACGTAG
- the LOC117892186 gene encoding uncharacterized protein LOC117892186 has protein sequence MSIFLDVVQRIVLQKAYELTQCAAYRVLGKCIKLDEATCQRPATTSNAIPIKSPVPEPPAKPKAEPPALMAKPKSETVWQCYDERDMPRNNSGLIDPPQMSCMRVCRDSYFS, from the exons ATGTCTATATTCTTGGATGTTGTCCAGCGAATTGTGCTGCAGAAAGCCTACGAACTGACACAGTGTGCCGCTTACAGAGTGCTTGGAAAATGCATCAAG TTGGATGAAGCGACTTGCCAGCGACCTGCAACGACTTCAAATGCGATACCAATCAAAAgcccagtgccagagccaccAGCAAAGCCCAAGGCAGAGCCTCCTGCCTTGATGGCCAAACCAAAGTCAGAGACTGTCTGGCAGTGCTATGATGAACGCGACATGCCGCGCAACAACAGCGGCCTCATCGATCCGCCTCAGATGTCCTGCATGCGAGTGTGCCGCGACAGCTACTTCTCCTAA